In a single window of the Caldisalinibacter kiritimatiensis genome:
- the flgC gene encoding flagellar basal body rod protein FlgC, whose protein sequence is MGAFNSINVSASALSAERLRMDIISKNIANANTTRTSGGTPYRRQMVVFREKDSKPFSSYLTKASKEKIKGGGVEVTSVVEDKSAFKKVYDPGHPDANEDGYVLMPNVDIMKEMVDMISASRAYEANVTAINSTKSMSMKALDIGR, encoded by the coding sequence ATGGGAGCTTTTAATTCAATAAATGTAAGTGCTTCAGCTCTTAGTGCAGAAAGATTAAGAATGGATATAATTTCAAAAAATATAGCAAATGCAAATACTACTAGAACTAGTGGTGGAACACCTTATAGAAGGCAGATGGTAGTGTTTAGAGAAAAAGATAGTAAGCCTTTTTCTTCCTATTTAACTAAAGCATCTAAAGAAAAGATAAAAGGTGGAGGAGTAGAAGTAACATCGGTAGTTGAAGATAAAAGTGCATTTAAGAAAGTTTATGACCCGGGACACCCTGATGCGAATGAGGATGGATATGTTTTGATGCCGAATGTAGATATAATGAAAGAAATGGTAGATATGATATCTGCATCTAGAGCATATGAAGCTAATGTAACCGCGATAAATTCTACAAAATCAATGTCAATGAAAGCACTAGATATAGGTAGATAA
- the flgB gene encoding flagellar basal body rod protein FlgB, translating into MLNTSYRSIDIMKKALDGTWQRHEAITNNIANVNTPGYKRIEVNFEAELKNALQKDGLSLNTTNEKHISKNDTLNSFNPTVKRDYSYSTRKDGNNVNIDVESAELAKNTIMYNSLIRQVSNEFRKIKMVLNEGGK; encoded by the coding sequence ATGTTAAATACTAGTTACCGTTCAATAGATATAATGAAAAAAGCATTAGATGGAACATGGCAAAGACATGAAGCAATTACTAACAATATTGCTAATGTGAATACACCGGGATATAAGAGGATAGAAGTTAATTTTGAAGCTGAATTAAAAAATGCATTACAGAAAGATGGTTTGTCGTTAAATACAACTAATGAAAAACACATATCCAAAAATGATACCTTGAATTCTTTTAATCCAACTGTAAAAAGGGACTATAGCTATTCCACGAGAAAAGACGGTAACAATGTAAATATAGACGTCGAGAGTGCTGAACTAGCAAAAAATACAATTATGTATAATTCATTAATACGACAGGTTTCAAATGAATTTAGAAAGATAAAGATGGTATTGAATGAAGGAGGTAAATAA
- the fliG gene encoding flagellar motor switch protein FliG, with protein MAKRKLTGKEKAAILLITLGPQKSAEIFKHLNEEEIEELTLEIANMRMVSPEEKDMVIQDFYQLCLAKEFISEGGINYAKDVLERALGSQKAIDIINKLTTSLQVRPFEFIRKADPAQLLNYIQNEHPQTIALILAYLKPNQGAQILSSLPQDKQAEVARRVAIMDRTSPDIIREIEGILEKKFSNIVSQDYTSAGGVQSIVSILNAVDRGTEKYIMEELEMKDAELSEEIRKRMFVFEDIVTLDSRSIQRFIREIDNSQWAIALKGASEEVKEVVFSNMSKRLVEMIKEDMEFMGPVRLKDIEEAQQNIVNVIRRLEEEGEIVTPRGGDDIIV; from the coding sequence GTGGCAAAGAGGAAATTGACAGGGAAAGAAAAAGCAGCAATACTCTTGATAACACTGGGACCGCAAAAATCAGCTGAAATATTTAAACATTTAAATGAAGAAGAGATAGAAGAACTTACTTTAGAAATTGCAAACATGAGAATGGTATCACCCGAAGAAAAGGATATGGTAATCCAAGATTTTTATCAGTTGTGTTTAGCTAAAGAGTTTATATCAGAGGGTGGAATTAATTATGCGAAAGATGTTTTAGAAAGAGCACTGGGTTCACAAAAAGCTATTGATATTATTAATAAGCTAACTACATCTCTACAGGTAAGACCTTTTGAGTTCATAAGAAAAGCGGACCCAGCACAGCTTTTAAATTATATACAAAACGAGCATCCACAGACTATAGCTTTAATATTAGCGTATCTAAAACCTAATCAGGGGGCACAGATACTATCTAGTCTTCCGCAAGATAAGCAAGCTGAAGTCGCTAGAAGAGTAGCTATTATGGATAGAACATCACCTGATATTATTAGAGAAATAGAAGGAATTTTGGAAAAGAAATTTTCAAATATTGTATCACAGGATTACACTTCAGCTGGAGGTGTACAATCAATAGTTTCAATTTTAAATGCTGTAGATAGAGGAACTGAAAAATATATAATGGAAGAACTAGAAATGAAAGATGCTGAATTAAGCGAAGAAATTAGGAAGAGAATGTTTGTGTTTGAAGATATTGTTACACTTGATAGTAGATCTATACAAAGATTTATTAGAGAAATTGATAATAGCCAATGGGCTATTGCTCTTAAAGGAGCAAGTGAAGAAGTCAAAGAAGTTGTATTCTCTAATATGTCTAAGAGGTTAGTTGAAATGATTAAAGAAGATATGGAATTTATGGGTCCTGTACGACTTAAAGATATTGAAGAGGCTCAGCAAAATATTGTAAATGTTATTAGAAGGTTAGAAGAAGAGGGAGAAATAGTAACCCCAAGGGGAGGAGATGATATAATTGTCTAA
- the fliE gene encoding flagellar hook-basal body complex protein FliE, with amino-acid sequence MSINNIQGINFNKALNNIENISNQEKNKSDFGDYLFQELDKVKSLQVEANNYNRMLSTGKINNIHEVMIATEKANIALQFTLSIRNKVIDAYKEITRMQI; translated from the coding sequence ATGAGTATTAATAATATACAAGGAATAAATTTTAATAAAGCTTTAAATAATATAGAAAATATATCTAATCAAGAGAAAAATAAATCAGATTTTGGAGATTATTTATTTCAAGAACTAGACAAGGTAAAGAGCTTACAAGTTGAGGCGAACAACTATAATAGAATGTTGTCTACAGGTAAAATAAATAACATTCATGAAGTAATGATAGCCACCGAGAAAGCAAATATTGCACTACAATTTACATTAAGTATAAGAAATAAAGTAATAGATGCATACAAAGAAATTACAAGGATGCAAATATAA
- the fliF gene encoding flagellar basal-body MS-ring/collar protein FliF, with protein sequence MEVIEKIKSQLNEFWQKTDKSNKIKLGVASLLIITSISLMIYFVTKPNYEVLYANLTLEDAGVITKKLNEMGIDWTTGQSGTTILVPAEIKNKVKYELAAEGLPKDGYSFIDAFNDSSWTMTDYDKKQRLKYALESELAKNVTDINGIESANVYIYMPDDSGFVLSDNSGQAKASVFIKLSGLNRLSSEKVNAIKNLVSGAVRGMKPEDVTITDDLGKSYNDENNDYFGEYNLTEQLDIQQALQSKIDDSISKFLENIFGYGNVAVRSSVQINFDSELTNIREFSPPVEGSEEGLIRSMETIEEHMVNGPENGGVPGVDSNTGDIPDYGQGDDNNSKYDSAQKTINFELNEINKQIRKAPGQIESVTVAILINENSLKESQLTEEKKKEIKELIYAATGIETKQVEVSAAEFNTEIKNEDMFREPSERNMDNQWLMIGLLAIGFVLVGTLGYMVYRRNKDRKKDVSEMLDEAMNQEPIPEIDIEGKGNSEMVAQINRFVDKKPEEVAQLLKNWLNEE encoded by the coding sequence ATGGAAGTAATCGAAAAAATAAAATCTCAACTAAATGAGTTTTGGCAGAAAACAGATAAAAGCAACAAAATTAAGTTAGGTGTGGCTTCATTATTAATTATAACTAGTATTTCTTTAATGATATATTTTGTTACTAAACCGAATTATGAAGTATTGTATGCTAATTTAACTTTAGAGGATGCAGGCGTTATTACAAAAAAGCTTAATGAAATGGGAATAGACTGGACAACAGGACAAAGTGGAACAACTATTTTAGTTCCTGCTGAAATAAAAAATAAAGTTAAGTATGAGTTAGCGGCTGAGGGACTACCTAAGGATGGATACAGTTTTATAGATGCATTTAATGATAGTAGTTGGACTATGACTGATTACGATAAGAAACAAAGATTAAAATATGCTCTTGAAAGTGAATTAGCCAAGAACGTTACAGATATAAATGGCATTGAGAGTGCTAATGTATACATATATATGCCAGATGACTCAGGTTTTGTACTTAGCGATAATAGTGGACAAGCAAAAGCATCTGTTTTTATAAAACTATCTGGTCTTAATAGATTGTCTTCAGAAAAAGTAAATGCTATTAAGAATTTAGTTTCTGGAGCGGTAAGAGGAATGAAACCAGAAGATGTTACAATTACAGATGATTTAGGGAAGTCCTATAATGATGAAAACAATGATTATTTTGGAGAATACAACTTAACTGAGCAATTAGACATTCAGCAAGCATTACAAAGCAAAATAGATGATAGTATAAGCAAATTTCTAGAAAATATATTTGGGTATGGAAATGTTGCTGTTAGGTCAAGTGTTCAAATAAATTTTGATAGTGAGTTAACAAATATACGAGAATTTTCTCCACCTGTTGAAGGTAGCGAAGAAGGACTCATTAGAAGTATGGAGACAATTGAAGAACATATGGTTAATGGACCGGAAAATGGTGGAGTCCCAGGGGTAGACTCAAATACAGGTGATATACCTGACTATGGACAAGGTGATGATAACAATTCAAAATATGATAGTGCACAAAAAACTATAAACTTTGAACTTAATGAAATAAATAAGCAGATAAGAAAAGCACCGGGACAGATTGAGTCTGTTACTGTAGCTATATTGATAAATGAAAATTCTTTAAAAGAGTCTCAGTTAACTGAAGAGAAAAAGAAGGAGATAAAAGAGCTTATATATGCAGCAACGGGTATAGAAACAAAACAAGTAGAAGTGAGTGCTGCTGAATTTAATACAGAAATAAAAAACGAAGATATGTTTAGAGAACCGAGTGAAAGAAATATGGATAATCAGTGGTTAATGATAGGTTTACTTGCTATAGGTTTTGTATTAGTGGGGACATTAGGATATATGGTATATAGAAGAAATAAAGATAGAAAGAAAGATGTTTCAGAAATGCTAGATGAGGCTATGAATCAAGAGCCAATACCAGAAATCGATATAGAAGGAAAAGGAAATTCTGAAATGGTAGCTCAAATAAATAGATTTGTAGATAAAAAGCCTGAAGAAGTAGCTCAATTATTGAAAAACTGGTTAAACGAGGAATAG